GTATTCCTTGCGCAGGTCGAGAATCAGCTGCGCATTACGCGGCACGCTTCGCAGCTTGCCAAGATGACGGATCAATCGCTTGTCCTGCATCAGCCGCTCGATATGCTCTCCGCTCATCAGCACCACCTTGTCGGGGTCGAAGCGGAAAAAGGCCTCCTCGAAGGCGGGCCACTTGGCATCGACAAGACTGTGCTTGAGCCCTGCGCGGAAGATGCGCAGCGCCATCAATGACAGATAACGATCATCCGTCATCGACCGAAGCGCGTCGGCTTGAGCCGGTACCGGCAGCCGCTCTTCCAGCGCCTGCTGTGAACCGAACCGGTTCAGGCAGAACTCATACATCCAGCTGTAATCGCGCATCAGGGCGGCTTCGATCAGAGATTCATGACGTTGAGGAAACGTGACGCGGCCTGTTCGTCCACCCTCAGACTGGCGAAATCGAACAGGCTGCTATCGGCCAGTTGTGATGGCTGTACGTGTCGCAGGGCACGGAAAATGTTTTCCACACGGCCGGGGGTCTCCCGCTCCCAGCCTTGCAGCATCTGCTTGACCACCTTGCGCTGCAGATTCTCCTGCGAGCCACACAGGTTGCACGGAATGATGGGGAATTCGCGCATTGCCGCGTAGGCGGTAATGTCCTTCTCGTTGCAGTAGGCGAGCGGTCGGATCACCACGTTGCGCCCGTCGTCGGACAACAGCTTGGGCGGCATGGCTTTGAGGTTGCCACCGTAGAACATGTTGAGGAAGAAGGTCTCGACGATATCGTCGCGGTGATGTCCCAGCGCCATCTTGTTCGCGCCGATTTCGTCGGCAAAGGTGTAAAGGTTGCCACGACGCAGGCGCGAGCACAGTGAGCAGGTCGTCTTACCTTCGGGGATCTTTTCCTTGACGATCGAATACGTGTCGCGCTCGAGGATGTGGTACGGCACTCCGACCTGGTCCAGATAGGCGGGCAGGACATCTTCGGGGAAGCCAGGTTGCTTCTGGTCCATGTTGACCGCGACCAGCTCGAAACGAACCGGAGCTACCTTCTGCAGGTGCATGAGCATGTCCAGCATCGTGTAGCTGTCCTTGCCACCAGACAGGCACACCATGATCTTGTCGCCTTCCTCGATCATGTTGTAATCGGTCACCGCCTCCGCGGTGAGGCGCCGCAGGCGTTTCTGCAGTTTGTTCTGGTTGACACTCAGGGTGGTCATGGCAGCGGACATCCGGGTAGATCGAAAGGCGCTATGTTACCCGTAAAGCCCGGCCATAAAAACAACACCCCCCGCCGGCCATCATCGGGCCGACAAGGGGCGTTGCGTTACCGCGGAAAAGTAGCGAGAGGCTTAGCGCAGATACACCGGACCAATGCCAAAGCCCCAGAAGATAACCGCTGTGGCCATCATGCCGACCAGCACGACGAGACCGACCGCGAGAATGGAGCTGGAAAACAGGAAGCCTTCTTCACTGGGGATATCCATGAAGATCGGGATGCCCTGATAGAGCAGGTACACGGTGTACGAGATCGCTGCGGTGCCAACCACCATGGCCAACCACAGGTTCGGATACAAGGCCGACAGGCCGGCGATGAACAAGGGCGTGGCAGTGTAGGCAGCAAACACCAGGCAGTCGTTGAAGCTTGGCGTAGAATCATAGGTGCGCGCCATCCAGTGGATGAATGCGCCCATCACGACGACACCTGCAAGCATGGCGATATAGGACAGCACGGTCATGTACATCGCGCTGGCCTGGGTCAGGCGCACCGGCTCGATGGTGCCAATCGCCCACCCGACCTGGGTGGTACCGATGTAGGCAGAGACGACCGGGATAGCGGCAAGTACCAGTACGTGCATGAGATACATGGGACCGATAGAACGTTCTTCGCCCTTGATATCCCGCCATTCCTGCCCGGGATGGGTGAAAAGTCCCACAACGTGATGGATCATGGTCTGACCTCCTGATTATTATTCTCGCCCTGCAGCGGAAGCCGCTGCCCCGCGCGGGCCAAGGCTGTGACGGAATGTCGCATGCCCATGCCATGACTATAGTCAAAAATGTTCGCGAGAAAACCAGGCCGGTTAGGCTGATTGGCGACTTCAGCGTGGTCGGTAATAGCGTTCCAGAATTAGCATCGCTGCGTTGATCGCTTGCAGCTGCTCTGTGTCGCCGCCTCTGTCAGGGTGATGCTGACTGACCAGTTGGCGGTAGCGTCGCTTGATCTCTCCGCTATCGGTCGGGTTCTTCAGTCCGAAACAGTCGAGAGCAGCGGTCACTTCGTGGTCATCGATACCACCGCCCCGCCAGAAGCTATCAAGCAGCGCCTGAACATCGTCCGCGTGGGTGGTCGCCCACTGGGTCCAGTCCAGATAATAGCTGCGCAGTGGATCGTTAAGCGCAAGCCCGGGTGCGCCCGGCTCACGAGGCTCGATTACGATCCGCAGTGCATGAATATGCAATTGCCGGCCGGAGGCAGCCAGCCGATCTGATAGCCGGTACAAGCTGTGAAACAGAAGAAAATGGAGCTGGAACAGCCGCAACGGGTCACGCAGCGCTCCGGGCGAGGCGAATACCGAATCGGGATGCTCCGCGGCAAGCTGCTTGATCAGGGTGAATTCATCCATGCCATGGGGCGTCGATTCCAGCACGTCGAGCAATAGCTGATCAAAGCCCGGCGGCAGGAGGTGATCGGGTAAGGATGTGGTCATTGCCGGATTGTACCCGAGTGAGCCGGGCACGACGTGTTGCGCGACTGAGGCGACCTTCACCGATTCGTCATGATTCGGAAACCGCTCTGTAAGAGCCCTTGCGTATGAATGTCATCGAACTTCACCTCGACAAGGACAGAACTATGCACAAGTGGATCGTCACCACCGCCGCCGCGGCGGTACTCGCAGCACTGGCTGGTTGCAAGAGCGACAGTTCCGACGACCCGGCTCCGGCCGCACCGGCGCCCACACCAACGCCGGCTCCCGAGGTGGTTACCCCCGACCGCATAAACCTCAGCCTGATCGGACGGTACAGCTCCGGCGTATTCGGCGAGAGCGCCGCAGAGATTCCCGCCTTTGACGCGGCCAACCGTCAGATTTTCATCGTCAACGCGCAAAAAGGCGCGATCGACATACTCGACGCCAGCAACCCCGCGGCTCCCGTGCTGATCAAGACATTGACAGTGGAGGACATCGCGCCGGGCGCGGTGATCAATAGCGTGGCCTATCGGGACGGACTGATCGCCGTCGCCATCGAAGCCGATGAGAGGACTCAGCCGGGCTACGTCGGCCTGTACGACGCTACGAGCCATACTTTGCTCGATAGCGCCGTGGTCGGCTCGCTGCCCGACATGCTGACCTTCACCCCGGACGGTCAGTACATCCTCGTGGCCAACGAAGGCGAGCCAAGCGACGACTACAGCGTGGACCCGGAAGGATCGATCAGCGTGATCGCCGTGTCGGATCGTACATTGGGGACGGTATCGAGCGCTTCCTTCAGCTCGTTCAACGCACGTGAGGCACAGCTGCGCGAGAGCGGCGTGCGCCTGTACGGTCCGAACGCCAGCGGGGCCCAGGATCTCGAACCGGAATACATCGCCGTATCAGCGGATAGCACCACCGCGTGGGTCACCTTGCAGGAAAACAACGCTCTGGCTCGCGTGGATGTCGCCACCGCGACGGTGACCGACGTGTTACCACTCGGTTTGAAGGACCACAGCCAAGCCGGCAATGGCATTGATGCAAGCGACGAGGATGGCGTGATCAACATCCGCACCTGGCCGGGTGTCGTCGGGACGTATCACCCAGACAGCATTGCCAGCTACACAGCGGGCGATCAGACCTACCTGGTAACCGCCAACGAAGGCGACGCGCGAGCCTGGGGTGAGGACAATGATCTGTACTGGGCTGGCGACGCCAGCAAGGGGTTCGTCGAAGAATTTCGCGTCAAGCATCTGGTACACACCGGCGGCTTCGATCGACGCGCCGGCGAGGATCTGCCGCCGCAACTGCGGGCCCTGGCCGCCGGCGCACTGCTTGATCCGAGCGTGTTCGGCTACTGTGGCGCCACGGCGGCTGACCCGGGCGATTGCCGCGCTGACGACCAGTTGGGCAGGCTCAACATCACCTGGGTTGATGGTTACCTGAAGGATAGTTCGGGTGCCCCGGTGCTGTTCGACGCCAGCGGAAACCAGAATGCTGCCGGCGATCGCCTGATGTACAGCCAGCTTCACGCATACGGCAGCCGTTCCTTCTCGATCTGGGATGCCGACGGCACGCTGATCTGGGATTCCGGCGACGCCATCGAGCAGTATCTCGCCAGCGACGATTGCCGCCTGGGTAGCGATCGCAGCATTCCCTGCGCTACCTACTTCAACTCCGGCCACGACGAGGGCGACGCCTTCGACAGCCGCAGCGATGCCAAGGGTCCGGAACCGGAAGGACTGGCTTTGGGCAAGCTGGGTGACAAGACGTTTGTGTTCATCGGACTGGAACGCATGGGCGGGATCATGGTGTATGACATCACCGACCCGCGGGCACCGGCATTCGTCGACTACTTCAATAGTCGCGAAGACTGGATTCTGGATCCGGAAACAAACCTGGCAGCCGCCGGCGATCTGGGACCGGAAGGCCTGCTGTTCGTGCCGGCAGACGCTTCACCCACGGGTGAAGCATTACTGGTGGTCGGTAACGAAGTCAGCGGAACGACGGCCATTTACGAGATCGAGCAGATCACCGAGTGAACGACCCGGCCCGGCCTCTCGGCCGGGCTTTCCGTGCATCGCTTCGTTGTTCAGGCAACCTGACCAGCAGGAACGTCCACAGCGACCCGCCAGCTGTCCTCCACTGCTTGCAGGAATTCATCTCCCCAGCGCTGGATATCGTTATGACGGACCGTCGCGTACAGCTCGCGCAGGCGAGCCTGTCTTTCTGCCTTGCCTAGCGTCAAGCCGATATACAAGGTGTCGCGTAGATCATGAGGATCATGCGGATTGGTCAGCAAGGCCCCGTGCAACTCCGCGGCGCTCCCGGCGAATTCCGATAGCACCAGCGCACCCGTGCCATTGCATAGCCCCTGGGTCGCGACGTATTCCTTGGCCACCAGATTCAGGCCATCCCGTAGCGGAGTGATCCACATGACGTCAGCCATCAGGTAGTACGGCACCAACTCGCGGAACGGGAAGGCCCGGTAAAAGAACTGAACTGGCGACCAGCCAACCCGCGAGAAGCGGCCATTGATACGCCCTACCGCTCGCTCGATATCTGCCAGTAGGGTTTCGTATACAGTCATTTCCTTCGCAGCGGGGACGCAGATGGTCAGTAGCGATACCTTACCGACCAGTTCGGGATGCGCATCGAGCAACGCCTCGAACGCCAACAGCTTGGCCAGGATGCCCTTGGTATAGTCCAGCCTTTCCACCGACAGAACGACCCGGACGCCGCGCAGCTGCTTTCGCAGCTCATCCATCAGATTCTGACACTCAGGCTCCTTCACGACCTGCTCTACCCGTCCCAGATCGAGACCGACCGGGTGCGCACCCAGGCCGATGCGTCGCCCGTGTACCGAGATGGCCGTGGTCATCGCTTCTATCCCGACCGCGCAGCCGTACGTCTGGTAACGCGGCGCACACGCTCGGGTCTCAAGCACTTCCAGCGGCGCGACACCGCGCACCACATCGACAAAGTTTTCCGATTGCCGTGGAATGTGAAAACCGATGTAGTCGCACTGCAGCAGGCTGCCGATGATTTCCCGGCGCCAGGGCAGCACGTTGAACACGTCAGCGGAGGGGAAGTAGGTGTGATGAAAAAAGGCGATATTCAGGTCTGGCCGCAGGCGGCGCAGGAATGACGGAACCATCCACAGGTTGTAGTCGTGCAACCACACCAGCGCTCCTTCAGCCGCCTCCGCCGCCGTGCGCTCGGCGAACAGGCGGTTCACCTTGAGAAACACCTGCCAGTCTTCCTCTCGGAATACGGCGCGCTCCCAGAAGGTGTGCAGTGTTGGCCAGAACGCTTCCTTGGAGAAGCGCTTGTAGAAAATGTCCACGTCCTGCTTGGTCAGCGCGACGCGGGCCGCGACGAGATTCGGGTAACGCTCGGCATCGACTTGCGTGTGCACTTCGAACGCCCGTCCCTCGCGCGGGTCATGTACGGACCAGGCGACCCATGATCCTTTCTGGCCATTCGCGAAAAAACTCAGCAGCGTCGGAATGATTCCATTGGGTGAAGATGGCGGCCGGCGCACCACGTGGTCGCCTTCGATGACCTCTTCATACGGAAGACGATGGTAGACCATCACCAGCTGTGCTTTGCCTTGGGCGCTGATGTCGGGGAGCTCGAAGTCCACGCCCAGCGGGCCTAGAAAGCCGAAGTGGGCAATCGCCTCGAGGATGCCGCCGCAGCCGCTCAGTCGTGCATGAAGCACGCGGGCGCGATCGTGCGTGGCGTCGAGCAATGCCGGCTCGGACTCTCCGACGCAGACGCCCTTGAAGCCTTGCTCGTACATCGAGAGATCGTTCAGCGTATCCCCCGCGACCAGGACGTCCTCTTCCGCCACACCGAGATGCTCGACGAGCTTGCGCAACGTGCTGCCTTTATTAACGCCTGGGGGCAGTACGTCGAGATACATCTCGGCGGAAAACAACAGATCGCAACCCAGCTCGTCGACCGCAGCGCGCAGTTCATCGGTGATGGCTCCAGCTTCGCAGAAGTAGGAACAGCGGCGTTGCTGCGGCACGGTCTGGCGCTCAAGGCCGTCGAATCCAGCCAGACGTTGAAGCACCGACTGTTCGCCGGGCCAGCGGCTTTCGATGTCGCTTTGCAGGGGATAGACCGACTGCAGCGTGGCACCATCGACGAGCGTGGCGCCGACGTCGCAGACGATGTAGTCAGGGCGCGGCATGGTCGGGTCGGATAACAGCGGCACCACCACTTCCAGACCTCGACCGGTGACGAACACCAGCTTGATGCCCGGGTGGGCGCTGATGAGGTTGTAAAGACGTTGGCGATTTTCCGGATCGCCAGCGAGAAATGTACCATCCAGATCGGTTGCCAGAATCATCTTCTGTTACTCCCTTGTGGCCGATCGCGGTCACCCTGTCGATCGGCGTTCGACTATTTCCTCTTCGTTGGCAGTGTCTGGGGTGTCAAGGTTGTCCGGGCCCTGTTCAGCCTCGGTAGTGTGTGCCGTCTCTGTGGACGTCATCTGGTCTTCGGCCATCATCTCGAGCGATGCGGTCGAAGTACGAACCATGGGAACGAAATGCGCCGGCTCATCGACGATAACGTCTTTGATCTTGCGCGACTGCAGCAGGGCGAACGCTGCGCACAGGCCGAACATCACGGCAAAAAACAGTGGCAGCGCGCTTGGTACGGTGGCGCTCATCAGCGCACCGGCGAGTGTCGGCCCCAATGCCGAGCCGGCGCCCTGCACCAGCAGCAGTGCTGAGCTGCCGGCGAGAATCTCTTCCTGATGTAAATGATCGACCAGATGGGCAACGACCACCGGATAGGCGGCGAAGGCGCCTGCGCCGAACACCACTGCGCCGATCATCATGGCGTTACCATGCACACCCAGGATGGCCATCAGCAGGCCACCCACGGCCGATATGCCCGCGATGAGTGCGAGCGCCACGCGGCGATCGATTCGGTCGGAGAGCAGACCGAGCGGCCACTGCATGACCGCACCAGTGATGATCACCAGGGAAACGAAGCTCGCGATGTCTTCGGTCGCCATGCCCATACGGCCCGCCCATACCGCACCCAGGCCCCAGAACGCACCCATGGCCACACCGGAAAGAAGCGCACCGGAGAAAGCCACCGGAGCGACATCCCAAAGACGTCGTAGCGACATGGCTGGTGTATCGGTGATGGTCGGTTGCGGCAGCTTGGTCATAGCGACCGGCATGATCGCCAACACCAGAAATATTGCGCCGACGGCAAAAAGCGTGAATAGCAGAGGACTGTCGATGCGCAGCATCTGCTGAGCCAGCGCCAGCGCCACAAGGTTGACCACCATATAAACCGCAAACACCTGGCCGCGGCGATCATTCGGAGCCTGGGTGTTCAGCCAGCTTTCGATGACCATGTACAGGCCGACGAGACTGACGCCCGTCAACAAGCGCAACGCGAACCAGAACCAGGCGTCGATGACGAGTCCATGCAGCAGCAGCGATACCGCAGTGGCCGCGCAGAAGAAGGCGAACGAGCGAATATGACCCATGCGCCGGATCAGTTTCGGACAGACGTATGTTCCTACGATAAACCCGAGGAAATAAGCGGACCCGAGCAGACCCAGGGTCTGATCGCTAAATCCTTCGGCGCTTCCCCGTAGCGCCAGCAGGGTGTTCATCAACCCTGTGCCTAACAGCAGCAGTGCCACGCCCGAGAGCAACGCCCCGATGGGCAACAAAATCGGAATCATGGATCCGTATCCCCCTTGCGGTCTCTTCCGGTTCCAGCCTCTCCGATGGCTCTAATCCATTCAGCTGTAAGCACCTTAGCGCATAAGAAAAGGACTGGCCACCGCGAGGGGCTGGTCGCTCGCCTGATTTCAAGACGCCATCACCGTACGTCTGGTTGCGCTTAAACTATGCGCAACGAAGCGCTACACTCCGATCAAAGGAACTTATCAATCACAAAATGGTCGCGCCAACGATGTCCAGCATAAAGGCTTCTGCCAGGCAAATTCTCTCGCCCATTCTGTCGCCACTCGAAGACAGCCCCAAACCCTACGCCTATACTCCCAAGAGTCGCCTGATTCTATGGACCATGAGCGTGCTGTTCGTTGCCCTGGCGGTCGCGCTCGCCGCGTTTCTGCCGGAAAGAACGGACAGCTCGGTCTGGTTCCCGGTAGCAGTATTCGGTTCGCTCGGCGTATTCGGCTCGTTGGTCGCCTGGCTAGGCACCGACAAGGCAGTGGCGCGCGTATGGGGCAGCCGCTAACCAGCGGAGGTATCAATGGC
The nucleotide sequence above comes from Halopseudomonas xinjiangensis. Encoded proteins:
- a CDS encoding DNA-3-methyladenine glycosylase I, which codes for MRDYSWMYEFCLNRFGSQQALEERLPVPAQADALRSMTDDRYLSLMALRIFRAGLKHSLVDAKWPAFEEAFFRFDPDKVVLMSGEHIERLMQDKRLIRHLGKLRSVPRNAQLILDLRKEYGGAGEMIASWPIIEIVGLWQVLTRRGSQLGGLSAPRYLRMVGKDTFVPTNDVVAALAAQKIVDRVPTSQRDLAAVQDAFNHWHEQSGRPMCQLSLMLAHTVNH
- the ttcA gene encoding tRNA 2-thiocytidine(32) synthetase TtcA: MTTLSVNQNKLQKRLRRLTAEAVTDYNMIEEGDKIMVCLSGGKDSYTMLDMLMHLQKVAPVRFELVAVNMDQKQPGFPEDVLPAYLDQVGVPYHILERDTYSIVKEKIPEGKTTCSLCSRLRRGNLYTFADEIGANKMALGHHRDDIVETFFLNMFYGGNLKAMPPKLLSDDGRNVVIRPLAYCNEKDITAYAAMREFPIIPCNLCGSQENLQRKVVKQMLQGWERETPGRVENIFRALRHVQPSQLADSSLFDFASLRVDEQAASRFLNVMNL
- a CDS encoding Yip1 family protein; protein product: MIHHVVGLFTHPGQEWRDIKGEERSIGPMYLMHVLVLAAIPVVSAYIGTTQVGWAIGTIEPVRLTQASAMYMTVLSYIAMLAGVVVMGAFIHWMARTYDSTPSFNDCLVFAAYTATPLFIAGLSALYPNLWLAMVVGTAAISYTVYLLYQGIPIFMDIPSEEGFLFSSSILAVGLVVLVGMMATAVIFWGFGIGPVYLR
- a CDS encoding DNA-J related domain-containing protein, which translates into the protein MTTSLPDHLLPPGFDQLLLDVLESTPHGMDEFTLIKQLAAEHPDSVFASPGALRDPLRLFQLHFLLFHSLYRLSDRLAASGRQLHIHALRIVIEPREPGAPGLALNDPLRSYYLDWTQWATTHADDVQALLDSFWRGGGIDDHEVTAALDCFGLKNPTDSGEIKRRYRQLVSQHHPDRGGDTEQLQAINAAMLILERYYRPR
- a CDS encoding choice-of-anchor I family protein; amino-acid sequence: MHKWIVTTAAAAVLAALAGCKSDSSDDPAPAAPAPTPTPAPEVVTPDRINLSLIGRYSSGVFGESAAEIPAFDAANRQIFIVNAQKGAIDILDASNPAAPVLIKTLTVEDIAPGAVINSVAYRDGLIAVAIEADERTQPGYVGLYDATSHTLLDSAVVGSLPDMLTFTPDGQYILVANEGEPSDDYSVDPEGSISVIAVSDRTLGTVSSASFSSFNAREAQLRESGVRLYGPNASGAQDLEPEYIAVSADSTTAWVTLQENNALARVDVATATVTDVLPLGLKDHSQAGNGIDASDEDGVINIRTWPGVVGTYHPDSIASYTAGDQTYLVTANEGDARAWGEDNDLYWAGDASKGFVEEFRVKHLVHTGGFDRRAGEDLPPQLRALAAGALLDPSVFGYCGATAADPGDCRADDQLGRLNITWVDGYLKDSSGAPVLFDASGNQNAAGDRLMYSQLHAYGSRSFSIWDADGTLIWDSGDAIEQYLASDDCRLGSDRSIPCATYFNSGHDEGDAFDSRSDAKGPEPEGLALGKLGDKTFVFIGLERMGGIMVYDITDPRAPAFVDYFNSREDWILDPETNLAAAGDLGPEGLLFVPADASPTGEALLVVGNEVSGTTAIYEIEQITE
- the ggpS gene encoding glucosylglycerol-phosphate synthase; amino-acid sequence: MILATDLDGTFLAGDPENRQRLYNLISAHPGIKLVFVTGRGLEVVVPLLSDPTMPRPDYIVCDVGATLVDGATLQSVYPLQSDIESRWPGEQSVLQRLAGFDGLERQTVPQQRRCSYFCEAGAITDELRAAVDELGCDLLFSAEMYLDVLPPGVNKGSTLRKLVEHLGVAEEDVLVAGDTLNDLSMYEQGFKGVCVGESEPALLDATHDRARVLHARLSGCGGILEAIAHFGFLGPLGVDFELPDISAQGKAQLVMVYHRLPYEEVIEGDHVVRRPPSSPNGIIPTLLSFFANGQKGSWVAWSVHDPREGRAFEVHTQVDAERYPNLVAARVALTKQDVDIFYKRFSKEAFWPTLHTFWERAVFREEDWQVFLKVNRLFAERTAAEAAEGALVWLHDYNLWMVPSFLRRLRPDLNIAFFHHTYFPSADVFNVLPWRREIIGSLLQCDYIGFHIPRQSENFVDVVRGVAPLEVLETRACAPRYQTYGCAVGIEAMTTAISVHGRRIGLGAHPVGLDLGRVEQVVKEPECQNLMDELRKQLRGVRVVLSVERLDYTKGILAKLLAFEALLDAHPELVGKVSLLTICVPAAKEMTVYETLLADIERAVGRINGRFSRVGWSPVQFFYRAFPFRELVPYYLMADVMWITPLRDGLNLVAKEYVATQGLCNGTGALVLSEFAGSAAELHGALLTNPHDPHDLRDTLYIGLTLGKAERQARLRELYATVRHNDIQRWGDEFLQAVEDSWRVAVDVPAGQVA
- a CDS encoding MFS transporter codes for the protein MIPILLPIGALLSGVALLLLGTGLMNTLLALRGSAEGFSDQTLGLLGSAYFLGFIVGTYVCPKLIRRMGHIRSFAFFCAATAVSLLLHGLVIDAWFWFALRLLTGVSLVGLYMVIESWLNTQAPNDRRGQVFAVYMVVNLVALALAQQMLRIDSPLLFTLFAVGAIFLVLAIMPVAMTKLPQPTITDTPAMSLRRLWDVAPVAFSGALLSGVAMGAFWGLGAVWAGRMGMATEDIASFVSLVIITGAVMQWPLGLLSDRIDRRVALALIAGISAVGGLLMAILGVHGNAMMIGAVVFGAGAFAAYPVVVAHLVDHLHQEEILAGSSALLLVQGAGSALGPTLAGALMSATVPSALPLFFAVMFGLCAAFALLQSRKIKDVIVDEPAHFVPMVRTSTASLEMMAEDQMTSTETAHTTEAEQGPDNLDTPDTANEEEIVERRSTG